From Mucilaginibacter rubeus, a single genomic window includes:
- a CDS encoding RES family NAD+ phosphorylase has product MILYRISKCNYAADLSGTGARLYGGRWNSEGKPMLYLASSRSLAVLEVLVHLDPLTIPGNYCLTEIEVPDVKIVTIEVEQLPADWRDISGPVILRQLGDAFLKKQKYLLMKVPSSIVPAEYNYLLNPLHPDALTVKLLKREPFSFDRRLL; this is encoded by the coding sequence ATGATACTTTACCGTATTAGCAAATGCAATTACGCTGCTGACCTAAGTGGCACTGGTGCACGCCTGTATGGCGGCCGATGGAATAGCGAAGGAAAACCGATGCTATATCTTGCTTCATCGCGATCATTAGCGGTACTTGAAGTATTGGTACATTTAGATCCGCTGACAATCCCAGGTAATTATTGCCTTACCGAAATTGAAGTACCTGATGTTAAAATAGTCACCATTGAAGTTGAACAATTACCTGCAGACTGGCGCGATATTTCCGGTCCTGTGATTTTGCGTCAACTTGGTGATGCTTTTCTCAAGAAGCAGAAATATTTATTAATGAAAGTGCCTTCGTCAATAGTACCGGCAGAATACAACTACCTGCTCAATCCCCTGCATCCTGATGCTTTAACAGTAAAGCTTTTAAAAAGAGAGCCTTTCAGTTTTGACAGGAGACTTCTTTAA
- the rpsA gene encoding 30S ribosomal protein S1, translated as MAKKQEAEKELKAKEAELGTVKAAGEKETIESEADSISIEEIKSKIAATPSEDFDWDADDKKFGNYSDDDREKFEKLYDGTFSSITKGEIITGTVVNVNNKDVVLNVGFKSDGLVSVSEFRDTPDLKIGDKVDVFVESQEDANGQLVLSRKRAKTQKSWERINSALDNDEIITGFVKSRTKGGLIVDIMGVEAFLPGSQIDIKPIRDYDVYVGKTMEFKVVKINHEFKNVVVSHKVLIEDDLENQKTEIVARLEKGQVLEGTVKNITDFGVFIDLGGVDGLLHITDISWGRIEHPREILALDQKINVVVLDFDDEKKRIALGLKQLTPHPWQSLSEEIQVGSKVKGKIVTVADYGAFLEIIPGVEGLIHVSEMSWSQNLRNPQEFLKVGDEIEAQVLTLDREERKMSLGVKQLTPDPWQNAAERYAVGTQHVATVKNMTNFGVFVELEDGIDGLIHISDLSWSKKVNHPNEFTKVGEKLNVVVLELDVENRKLSLGHKQLEENPWDTFETIFTIDSIHEGTVIKVTDKGAIVALPYGVEGFAPTKHLVKEDGKSLKAEEAAEFKIIEFNKENKRIVISHSRIWEEARADARVQEFEARKKEAKAATNAVKKVKDSVEKSTLGDLSVLAQLKEQMEGAENKARKAPAANSSEEEA; from the coding sequence ATGGCAAAAAAACAAGAAGCAGAAAAAGAATTAAAAGCGAAAGAAGCTGAACTGGGTACAGTTAAAGCGGCTGGCGAAAAAGAAACAATTGAATCAGAAGCTGATTCAATATCTATCGAAGAGATCAAATCAAAAATTGCAGCTACACCAAGCGAAGATTTCGACTGGGATGCTGACGACAAAAAATTTGGTAACTACAGCGATGACGACCGTGAGAAATTTGAAAAATTGTATGATGGAACTTTCAGCTCTATCACCAAAGGCGAAATCATCACCGGTACTGTTGTTAACGTTAACAACAAAGATGTTGTACTTAACGTAGGTTTCAAATCAGACGGTTTAGTATCAGTATCAGAATTCCGTGACACACCTGATCTGAAGATCGGTGACAAAGTTGACGTTTTTGTTGAGTCGCAGGAAGATGCTAACGGTCAGTTAGTACTTTCACGCAAACGTGCAAAAACTCAAAAATCATGGGAGCGCATTAATTCAGCCCTTGATAATGATGAAATCATCACCGGTTTTGTTAAGAGCCGTACTAAAGGTGGTTTAATTGTTGACATTATGGGCGTTGAAGCCTTCTTACCTGGCTCACAGATCGATATCAAACCTATCAGGGATTACGATGTGTATGTAGGTAAAACTATGGAATTCAAAGTTGTTAAAATCAACCACGAATTCAAGAACGTTGTGGTATCGCACAAAGTGCTTATCGAAGACGATCTGGAAAATCAAAAAACTGAAATTGTTGCACGCCTTGAAAAAGGTCAGGTATTGGAAGGTACCGTTAAAAACATTACCGACTTTGGTGTATTCATTGACCTTGGTGGTGTTGACGGCTTACTGCACATTACAGATATTTCATGGGGCCGTATTGAGCACCCACGCGAAATTTTGGCATTGGATCAAAAGATCAACGTTGTTGTTCTTGACTTTGATGACGAGAAAAAACGTATTGCTCTGGGCTTGAAACAATTAACCCCTCACCCTTGGCAAAGCCTTTCTGAAGAAATTCAGGTTGGTTCAAAAGTTAAAGGTAAAATCGTTACCGTTGCTGATTACGGCGCATTCCTTGAAATCATCCCTGGTGTTGAAGGTTTGATCCACGTATCAGAAATGTCATGGTCACAAAACCTGCGCAACCCTCAGGAATTCCTGAAAGTTGGTGACGAGATCGAAGCTCAAGTATTGACTTTAGACCGCGAAGAGCGTAAAATGTCATTAGGTGTTAAACAATTAACTCCTGATCCATGGCAAAACGCTGCTGAAAGGTACGCAGTTGGTACTCAGCATGTAGCTACAGTTAAAAACATGACCAACTTTGGTGTGTTTGTTGAACTGGAAGACGGCATCGACGGCTTGATCCACATCTCTGACCTTTCTTGGTCTAAAAAAGTTAACCACCCTAACGAATTCACTAAAGTTGGTGAAAAATTAAACGTGGTTGTACTTGAACTTGATGTTGAAAACCGCAAATTAAGCTTAGGCCACAAACAGCTTGAAGAAAACCCTTGGGATACTTTTGAAACTATCTTCACTATCGACTCGATCCATGAAGGTACTGTTATCAAAGTAACCGACAAAGGTGCTATCGTAGCTTTACCTTACGGTGTTGAAGGCTTCGCGCCAACCAAACACCTGGTTAAAGAAGACGGTAAGAGCTTAAAAGCTGAAGAAGCTGCTGAATTCAAAATCATTGAATTTAACAAAGAAAACAAACGTATCGTTATTTCACACTCACGTATCTGGGAAGAAGCTCGCGCTGATGCTCGTGTACAAGAATTTGAAGCCCGTAAAAAAGAAGCAAAAGCTGCTACTAACGCGGTGAAAAAAGTGAAAGATTCGGTTGAAAAATCAACTTTAGGTGATCTTAGCGTATTAGCTCAATTAAAAGAGCAAATGGAAGGTGCTGAAAACAAAGCACGCAAAGCTCCAGCCGCTAACAGCTCTGAAGAAGAAGCATAA
- a CDS encoding penicillin acylase family protein produces the protein MKFTKAFISIFITLALIWALQSKIGTVPPLGKFLSPADGFWQNAESKHILPKLDLKLKGLQGKVTIKFDENHIPHIFAENEHDLYFAQGYMTATDRLWQMDIQTRQAAGRLAEVIGPKVLDIDRYHRRMGMVYGAEKTIKAMMADPVIRNMILAYTDGINSYIHQLSPRDYPIEFKLLNYAPEEWKPINCAFLLKLMSETLAGGSNEFAMTNILRKFGPTTTNDLFPDYPMHEDPIIPVGTKWDYFKPLTIPKPSANFLASMTDSSNTKPRVEGIGSNNWAVAGSKTASGYPILANDPHLNLTLPSIWYQIQLSAPGLNVYGVSLPGAPCVILGFNNNISWGITNVDADVLDWYQEKFRDSKMDEYWYNNKWNKTTRRVEKIEVLGKKPIYDTVVYTHHGPVVYQNDAQKADGPDFVPIGHSLRWIAHEPSNELMAMYLLNTGKNYDDYRKALTFFSAPASNFVFASKDDIAITPNGKYPLKYKDQGKFILDGTDPADDWHGWIPFEQDPTVKNPPRGFVSSANQSSTDPSYPYYIDWSFASYERGKRINDRLTAMTKATVDSMRMLQTDVYSIRAQDILPTLLKYIDPKKLNATQLIAYHEITKWDKNVSANSIGATVFGNWWSQLYTAIWADDFADKNMQNNFPSMDRTERLLLKEPDSKWFDDTRTPEKENAADIVNKAFAAAVKEIVERCGKPGPGWQWGKFKKMEIASLLRQPAFGSGNFESGGTGTTVNALNDGHGPSWRMVVQMGPKVKGYGIFPGGESGNPGSFFYNDMFKTWNEGQLKELLFMQSASEQSPRIKSTYTLTAK, from the coding sequence ATGAAATTCACTAAAGCATTCATATCCATTTTTATAACGCTCGCCCTGATCTGGGCACTGCAATCAAAAATCGGCACTGTTCCACCTTTGGGTAAATTCCTGAGCCCGGCAGATGGCTTTTGGCAAAATGCCGAAAGCAAACACATTTTGCCCAAGCTCGATTTAAAACTTAAAGGCTTGCAAGGCAAGGTTACCATCAAGTTTGATGAAAACCACATCCCGCACATTTTTGCCGAAAACGAACACGACCTGTACTTTGCTCAGGGCTACATGACCGCTACCGACCGTCTTTGGCAAATGGACATTCAAACCCGGCAGGCCGCTGGCCGACTGGCTGAAGTTATTGGCCCCAAAGTACTGGATATCGACCGCTACCACCGCCGTATGGGCATGGTTTACGGTGCAGAAAAGACTATAAAAGCCATGATGGCTGATCCTGTGATCCGGAACATGATCCTGGCTTATACCGATGGTATCAACAGTTATATCCACCAGTTAAGCCCACGTGATTATCCAATAGAGTTTAAGCTACTAAACTATGCCCCTGAAGAATGGAAGCCGATCAATTGCGCCTTTTTGCTTAAACTGATGTCAGAAACATTAGCCGGAGGTTCAAACGAATTTGCCATGACCAATATCCTGCGCAAATTTGGCCCTACTACTACAAATGACCTCTTCCCGGATTATCCAATGCATGAAGATCCCATCATACCGGTAGGAACAAAGTGGGATTATTTTAAACCGCTCACTATTCCTAAACCATCGGCCAATTTTCTGGCGAGCATGACTGATAGCAGCAATACCAAACCCCGTGTTGAAGGCATAGGGAGTAACAACTGGGCCGTTGCCGGCAGTAAAACTGCAAGCGGCTATCCTATTTTGGCCAATGATCCGCATCTTAACCTCACGCTTCCTTCTATCTGGTATCAAATACAGCTTTCGGCGCCGGGCTTGAATGTTTATGGCGTATCGCTACCGGGGGCACCATGCGTTATCCTGGGTTTTAACAATAATATCAGCTGGGGCATTACCAATGTTGACGCCGATGTACTGGATTGGTACCAGGAAAAATTCAGAGATTCAAAAATGGATGAGTACTGGTATAACAACAAATGGAATAAAACCACCCGTCGCGTTGAAAAAATTGAGGTGCTCGGTAAAAAACCGATTTATGATACCGTGGTTTATACCCATCATGGCCCGGTAGTGTATCAAAACGATGCTCAAAAAGCAGATGGCCCTGATTTTGTTCCGATAGGGCATTCACTGCGATGGATAGCTCACGAACCATCAAATGAGCTTATGGCTATGTACCTGCTCAATACCGGTAAAAACTATGACGATTACCGCAAAGCGCTCACCTTTTTCAGCGCACCTGCATCAAATTTTGTTTTTGCCAGTAAAGATGATATAGCCATTACCCCTAATGGTAAATACCCGCTTAAATATAAAGATCAGGGTAAATTTATTTTAGATGGAACCGACCCTGCCGACGACTGGCATGGCTGGATCCCATTTGAGCAGGATCCAACGGTAAAAAATCCGCCGAGAGGATTTGTGAGCTCGGCTAATCAGTCATCAACAGACCCAAGCTATCCTTATTACATCGATTGGTCGTTTGCCTCTTATGAACGCGGCAAACGTATTAACGACAGGCTTACCGCTATGACTAAAGCCACTGTTGATAGCATGCGGATGCTGCAAACCGATGTATACAGCATCCGCGCTCAGGACATTTTACCAACGCTGTTGAAATATATCGACCCTAAAAAACTTAATGCCACTCAGCTTATAGCTTATCACGAGATTACCAAATGGGACAAAAATGTTTCGGCCAATTCAATCGGGGCTACCGTATTTGGCAATTGGTGGTCACAATTATATACCGCCATCTGGGCCGATGACTTTGCAGATAAAAACATGCAGAACAACTTCCCGTCGATGGACCGCACCGAGCGCCTATTGTTAAAAGAGCCCGATTCCAAATGGTTTGACGATACCCGTACGCCGGAAAAGGAAAATGCGGCAGATATCGTTAACAAGGCTTTTGCTGCAGCTGTAAAAGAAATTGTGGAAAGATGTGGTAAACCAGGACCGGGCTGGCAATGGGGAAAGTTTAAAAAAATGGAGATAGCCAGTCTGTTACGCCAACCCGCTTTTGGTTCGGGTAACTTTGAATCGGGAGGTACGGGAACTACTGTTAACGCTTTAAATGATGGCCACGGCCCCTCATGGCGCATGGTGGTACAAATGGGCCCAAAAGTAAAAGGGTATGGTATTTTCCCCGGTGGTGAATCGGGCAATCCCGGCAGTTTCTTTTATAACGATATGTTTAAAACCTGGAATGAAGGACAGTTAAAAGAATTGCTATTCATGCAATCGGCCAGTGAACAGTCGCCCCGTATTAAATCAACTTATACATTAACCGCTAAATAA
- a CDS encoding acyl transferase, whose amino-acid sequence MNKPGKQQVFSISTNEQFNDTALQVFNYQARHNPVYRQFIEGLKIDPASITSYGQIPFLPIEFFKSHTILSTDAPVEVTFTSSGTTGMITSSHRVTDTSWYGDSFRKAFAIFYGDIKDYTVLALLPSYLEREGSSLIYMVDDLIKQSNNPDSGFFLYNHDELFHQLKKQQAAGKPTLLIGVTFGLLDFIENYRVNFPELVVMETGGMKGRRKEMIREELHDILGKGFGVKHIHSEYGMTELLSQAYSKGDGIFDCPPWMKIIIRDTNDPLSTLQTGKTGGISVIDLANINSCAFIATQDLGRIYADGSFEVLGRFDQSDIRGCNLLIA is encoded by the coding sequence ATGAATAAACCCGGTAAACAGCAGGTATTTTCTATCAGTACCAATGAGCAATTTAACGATACAGCGTTGCAGGTTTTCAATTACCAGGCAAGGCATAACCCGGTTTACAGGCAGTTTATTGAAGGGCTAAAAATTGATCCGGCATCCATTACCTCATATGGGCAAATCCCTTTTTTACCTATCGAGTTTTTTAAATCGCATACCATATTAAGTACCGATGCCCCTGTTGAGGTTACCTTTACAAGTTCGGGTACTACAGGTATGATCACCAGCAGTCACCGGGTAACAGATACATCCTGGTACGGGGATAGTTTTCGTAAGGCATTTGCTATTTTTTATGGCGATATTAAGGATTACACTGTTTTAGCCTTGCTCCCATCCTACCTGGAGCGCGAAGGTTCATCGCTCATTTACATGGTCGACGATCTGATTAAACAATCAAACAATCCCGATAGCGGCTTCTTCCTGTACAATCACGATGAACTGTTTCATCAGCTTAAAAAACAACAAGCGGCCGGGAAACCGACACTTTTAATAGGCGTAACTTTCGGTCTGCTTGATTTTATTGAAAACTACCGGGTGAACTTTCCCGAATTGGTAGTGATGGAAACAGGAGGAATGAAAGGCAGGCGCAAAGAAATGATCCGCGAGGAATTGCACGATATTTTAGGCAAAGGATTTGGCGTAAAACATATCCATTCCGAATACGGGATGACCGAATTATTATCGCAAGCCTACTCTAAAGGCGATGGTATTTTCGATTGTCCGCCCTGGATGAAGATCATCATTCGGGATACTAACGATCCTCTCAGTACGTTACAAACAGGTAAAACAGGCGGTATCAGCGTTATAGATCTGGCCAATATCAATTCCTGCGCATTTATTGCCACGCAGGATTTAGGTAGGATTTATGCTGATGGTTCTTTTGAGGTGTTAGGCAGGTTTGATCAGTCGGATATTCGTGGCTGCAATTTGCTGATCGCTTAG
- a CDS encoding lipid-binding SYLF domain-containing protein, with product MKTLKFLRLPVLLGLFFVMISAKPADDDSKQTERIHNASNVLKEFAKMKESIPHQLLEQYEGIVIIPKMINAGFGIGGKRGKGVAMVKLGNGKWSDPVFITLTGGSFGLQIGVQSVDLVLVFRDKGVLTKVKNGDFTIGGDISAAAGPVGRSSTASTDYKLQAEVYSYSRSKGLFAGISINGSNLGIDKDSNAAYYGAKATSQDIFAQATSTTEAVKTLKETLASF from the coding sequence ATGAAAACATTAAAATTTTTGAGGCTCCCGGTTTTGTTAGGCCTCTTTTTTGTAATGATATCGGCAAAGCCGGCCGATGACGACAGCAAGCAAACGGAGCGTATTCATAACGCATCAAATGTGCTTAAAGAGTTTGCCAAAATGAAAGAAAGTATTCCGCACCAGTTGCTGGAACAATACGAAGGTATTGTGATCATTCCAAAGATGATTAACGCAGGTTTTGGTATAGGCGGCAAACGCGGAAAAGGTGTAGCTATGGTGAAACTGGGCAACGGTAAATGGAGCGATCCGGTGTTTATTACCCTCACCGGCGGTAGCTTTGGTTTGCAGATCGGTGTACAATCGGTAGACCTGGTATTGGTGTTCCGTGATAAGGGCGTGTTAACCAAGGTTAAAAATGGCGATTTCACCATCGGCGGCGATATTTCGGCTGCGGCTGGTCCGGTTGGGCGTAGTTCAACCGCGAGTACAGATTATAAATTGCAGGCCGAAGTATATTCTTATTCGCGCAGCAAAGGCTTATTTGCGGGTATAAGCATCAATGGTTCAAACCTTGGTATCGATAAGGATTCGAACGCGGCTTATTATGGGGCAAAAGCAACTTCGCAGGATATTTTTGCCCAGGCAACCAGCACTACGGAGGCAGTTAAAACATTAAAAGAAACTTTAGCATCGTTTTAA
- a CDS encoding antitoxin Xre-like helix-turn-helix domain-containing protein produces MSYKSKPEAKNEVNEPMAAYAVQGAMPAFYSLLNGSKSVKASSDFDIIGLARKGFAKSALLSFAKKISLNIQELANILHISERTLQRYEDDAIIKTEYAEKAIELARLYTRGEEVFESMDKFKIWIKTPSVVFRGEAPVTILDTSAGFDMVFKELGRIEHGIFA; encoded by the coding sequence ATGTCGTACAAATCAAAGCCGGAGGCAAAAAATGAGGTAAATGAACCAATGGCGGCTTATGCTGTTCAGGGTGCTATGCCTGCATTTTATAGTTTATTGAATGGTTCAAAATCTGTAAAAGCATCTTCTGATTTTGATATCATTGGCTTGGCACGTAAGGGTTTCGCTAAAAGCGCGTTACTTTCCTTCGCCAAAAAAATCTCTTTAAATATCCAGGAGCTTGCTAATATATTGCATATTTCCGAGCGTACCTTACAACGCTATGAGGATGATGCCATTATCAAAACCGAATATGCCGAAAAGGCTATTGAACTTGCGCGGCTTTATACCCGCGGCGAGGAGGTTTTTGAATCGATGGATAAATTTAAGATCTGGATTAAAACACCATCTGTTGTTTTCAGGGGCGAAGCGCCTGTAACTATCCTTGATACCTCTGCCGGCTTTGATATGGTTTTTAAAGAGCTTGGCCGGATAGAGCACGGTATTTTTGCCTGA
- a CDS encoding ACT domain-containing protein, with the protein MTTGETNLNTLLKNMIPVLNAGDYVYCTTPSLSNINTDDIIAFFKEAESLTLILKKETADKLNLAYTYIAAWITLTIHSSLEATGLTAAFATALAQENISCNVVAAYYHDHIFVAKKDAEKAMVALKKLSE; encoded by the coding sequence ATGACTACCGGAGAAACCAACCTCAACACCTTACTCAAAAACATGATACCTGTACTCAATGCAGGTGATTATGTTTATTGTACAACGCCCTCGCTGAGCAATATCAATACCGATGATATTATAGCCTTTTTTAAAGAAGCGGAATCGCTTACCCTGATCCTTAAAAAAGAAACCGCCGATAAGCTAAACTTAGCCTACACATACATTGCAGCCTGGATCACTTTAACCATCCATTCATCGCTTGAAGCAACCGGACTCACAGCGGCATTTGCAACCGCACTGGCCCAGGAAAATATAAGCTGCAATGTGGTAGCGGCCTATTATCATGATCATATTTTTGTAGCGAAAAAAGATGCTGAAAAAGCGATGGTAGCGTTGAAGAAGTTATCGGAATAG
- the pyrR gene encoding bifunctional pyr operon transcriptional regulator/uracil phosphoribosyltransferase PyrR produces the protein MQNLTLLDGQKFQITIQRLCRQLIENHNDFSNTVLIGIQPRGIYLAKRVAEELRKILPDKNILQGDLDITFYRDDFRRRESQLVPNQTKIDFIIEGKKVIMMDDVLWTGRTIRAAMDAMQAFGRPEKIELLALVDRRYSRHIPVSADYVGIEVDSIASQKVVVSWKDTDGEDKIVLVSEVQE, from the coding sequence ATGCAAAATCTAACACTGCTCGACGGACAAAAGTTTCAAATCACCATACAACGTTTATGTCGCCAGTTAATTGAAAATCATAACGACTTTTCAAATACGGTATTAATTGGCATTCAGCCACGTGGTATTTATCTGGCTAAACGCGTTGCCGAAGAACTAAGAAAAATACTTCCGGATAAAAATATACTGCAAGGCGATCTTGATATTACCTTTTATCGTGACGATTTCCGCCGCCGCGAATCACAATTGGTGCCAAATCAAACCAAAATAGATTTTATTATTGAAGGTAAAAAAGTGATCATGATGGATGATGTACTATGGACAGGCCGTACCATCCGTGCTGCTATGGACGCCATGCAGGCATTCGGTCGCCCGGAGAAAATAGAGCTTTTGGCTTTGGTTGATCGCCGCTATTCACGCCACATCCCGGTATCTGCCGATTATGTAGGTATCGAGGTTGATTCTATCGCGTCGCAAAAAGTGGTGGTAAGCTGGAAAGATACAGATGGAGAAGATAAGATAGTTCTTGTTTCAGAAGTACAGGAATAA
- a CDS encoding PH domain-containing protein, translating into MIEKFLTEEQDPKAVEKVYSRLVDLLSTGEEIIYIAVQKKPLVNLFPDCIAITNKRVLFFTPANLGLSIKFVDFVWKDIVDVHTKEEIIGAVFSVKTTGGGEMAVDYLPKIQGRKLYQYAQERKEIEREARRQRELEQKRAESGAVQFENSPARAFVPPASPQPFSQPNGYAAPAAPVAPPPAAPAPVVQETPAQAPAPAAKPDELTEKLKKLKTLFDNGLISQEEYNAKKLDLLSDL; encoded by the coding sequence ATGATTGAGAAATTTTTAACAGAGGAACAGGATCCTAAAGCAGTTGAAAAGGTTTATTCACGTCTTGTTGATCTGCTATCAACCGGCGAGGAAATTATTTACATAGCCGTTCAGAAAAAGCCGCTGGTTAACCTTTTTCCCGACTGTATAGCTATAACCAACAAACGTGTATTGTTTTTCACCCCGGCAAACCTGGGTTTATCCATCAAGTTTGTTGATTTTGTTTGGAAAGATATTGTTGACGTACACACCAAAGAGGAGATCATTGGTGCGGTATTCAGCGTAAAAACTACTGGTGGTGGCGAAATGGCGGTTGATTACCTTCCTAAAATTCAGGGACGTAAACTTTACCAGTATGCCCAGGAACGTAAAGAGATTGAACGCGAAGCCCGTCGCCAGCGCGAGCTCGAACAAAAGCGTGCCGAATCAGGCGCTGTTCAGTTTGAAAACTCGCCAGCCCGTGCTTTTGTACCGCCAGCCTCACCGCAGCCATTTTCTCAGCCAAATGGTTATGCAGCACCTGCGGCTCCGGTTGCTCCGCCTCCGGCAGCACCAGCACCGGTTGTACAAGAAACACCTGCACAGGCACCAGCCCCGGCTGCTAAACCAGATGAGCTTACCGAAAAATTAAAGAAACTAAAAACCTTGTTTGATAACGGCCTTATCTCTCAAGAAGAATATAACGCCAAGAAACTGGACTTGCTGAGCGACCTATAA
- a CDS encoding DUF1203 domain-containing protein: MNTFKIVPLSNSFAQRIRTTMTDDFGGEVVEQLATGLGPCRVSLMPFERNVDKRLLLKHSPFEIENAYNQPGPVFINADDVEEYSDIYRFPPEIKANKKSFPLSLIGYSKAQQMVLSRLVGDADVDELISEIFAENDNVEYLHARNAQACCFICKIERV; the protein is encoded by the coding sequence ATGAACACATTTAAAATTGTACCATTATCCAACTCATTTGCCCAAAGAATAAGAACCACCATGACCGACGATTTTGGAGGCGAAGTAGTTGAGCAATTGGCTACCGGGCTTGGGCCATGCCGGGTTTCGCTTATGCCTTTTGAACGTAATGTAGATAAACGACTGTTACTAAAACATTCGCCGTTTGAAATTGAAAACGCCTACAACCAACCAGGACCAGTTTTTATCAATGCCGATGATGTTGAAGAATACAGTGATATTTATCGCTTTCCGCCCGAGATAAAAGCTAATAAAAAGAGCTTTCCGCTTTCACTTATCGGTTATAGCAAGGCCCAGCAAATGGTTTTAAGCCGACTTGTTGGCGATGCCGATGTAGATGAATTGATTTCCGAAATATTTGCCGAAAATGATAATGTGGAATATTTGCATGCCAGAAATGCCCAGGCATGCTGTTTTATATGCAAAATTGAGCGTGTTTGA
- the tyrS gene encoding tyrosine--tRNA ligase — protein MNFVEELRWRGMLHTEMPGTEDMLNKGMASGYIGFDPTADSLHVGHLTQIMTLIHFQRAGHKPYALVGGATGMVGDPSGKSAERNLLSEDVLQHNLEAVKKQLTRFLDFNTGANSAEMVNNYDWFKNFTFLDFIRDVGKHITVNYMMAKDSVKKRLEGDTGMSFTEFTYQLVQGYDFYYLWKHHNCSLQMGGSDQWGNIVTGTEFIRRKDSGEAFALTTNLIKKADGTKFGKTESGAVWLDAERTSPYQFYQFWLNTTDVDAKSYIRIFTLLDREVIEAMEVEHDVAPHTRILQKALAKDITIRVHGEAEYEKAIKSSEFLFGNVGIEFLNELSENEVLGLFAGVPNYTIALSELEQGINASDLLAAKTAVFPSKGEAKKMIQGGGVAINKIKIGTVDDVYNTEALIGGKFIVAQKGKKNYFLIVAE, from the coding sequence ATGAACTTTGTTGAAGAATTACGCTGGCGCGGTATGCTGCATACCGAAATGCCCGGAACCGAAGATATGTTAAATAAAGGTATGGCTTCGGGATATATCGGGTTTGATCCAACTGCCGATTCGCTGCATGTTGGCCACCTTACCCAGATCATGACCCTGATCCATTTTCAGCGCGCGGGCCATAAACCTTACGCCCTCGTTGGCGGTGCTACCGGCATGGTGGGAGATCCGTCAGGTAAATCGGCCGAGCGTAATTTATTATCAGAGGATGTGCTTCAGCATAACCTGGAGGCGGTAAAAAAACAGCTTACCCGTTTCCTTGATTTTAACACCGGCGCCAATAGTGCCGAAATGGTTAACAATTACGATTGGTTCAAAAACTTTACTTTCCTTGACTTTATCCGCGATGTAGGCAAACACATTACGGTTAACTATATGATGGCCAAAGATTCGGTAAAGAAACGTTTGGAGGGCGACACCGGTATGTCATTCACCGAGTTTACTTACCAGTTGGTTCAGGGTTACGATTTCTACTACTTGTGGAAACATCATAACTGCTCATTGCAAATGGGTGGCAGCGACCAGTGGGGTAACATCGTTACAGGTACTGAATTTATCCGTCGTAAAGACAGCGGTGAGGCTTTTGCCTTAACCACCAACCTGATCAAAAAAGCTGATGGTACCAAGTTTGGCAAAACCGAAAGCGGCGCTGTTTGGCTTGATGCCGAACGTACCTCGCCATACCAGTTTTACCAGTTTTGGTTAAACACTACCGATGTTGACGCTAAATCATACATCCGCATTTTTACACTGCTTGATCGCGAGGTTATTGAGGCGATGGAAGTTGAGCATGATGTCGCGCCACATACCCGTATATTGCAAAAAGCATTGGCTAAGGATATTACCATCCGTGTACATGGCGAAGCTGAATATGAAAAAGCGATAAAATCATCTGAATTTTTATTTGGCAATGTGGGTATCGAGTTTTTAAATGAATTGAGTGAAAACGAAGTGTTGGGCTTGTTTGCAGGTGTACCTAATTATACAATAGCGTTAAGCGAACTGGAGCAGGGTATTAACGCATCTGATCTGTTAGCTGCTAAAACAGCGGTATTCCCTTCAAAAGGCGAGGCTAAAAAGATGATACAAGGTGGTGGCGTTGCTATTAACAAAATTAAAATAGGTACCGTCGACGATGTTTATAACACTGAAGCTTTGATTGGTGGAAAATTCATCGTAGCACAAAAAGGTAAAAAGAATTATTTCTTGATAGTTGCAGAGTAA